In Cryptomeria japonica chromosome 10, Sugi_1.0, whole genome shotgun sequence, a genomic segment contains:
- the LOC131046453 gene encoding pentatricopeptide repeat-containing protein At2g13600 isoform X2 → MLELVLRRSEGMSSKDLVLHVIFGRYSKGTRNCFSSTTITKVMSQLSKTECQPNKLSSLLDSANTGAAYFRLLHNVNCPSKLRLFHAHMIKCGCLTGSFLFNCLLYKYAKSGILEDARQVFDRMPERDVVSWNSMITGYVQCRHDTEALRLFCKLQRDGLTPSQPTFVNLLVACANTEALQYGYILNGCVEEGLKLVRNIVRVGVKVSQFGFSGVLSVCVGSEFGEQGKQLQAYILKIGFINDVSIGNALISMYAKSKSMEDASKVFYVLWSRDIVSWNTMISGYAQNGNADIGVKIFFEMQLAGVKPNQSTISSFVTSCAGIKCLEKTRQIHAQIKKVVGDLDISAENAILSMYVRCGSIDYAHHTFQKMVERNSISWNTMIAGYTQYGFGKEALHLFNEMQWEGVKVNHVTISSALNACSSLVSLELGKELHSVIVKSGLERNIFIENALLIMYEKCGNVEDAFRIFTKMPERDVVSWNMMIGGYAQNGHSKAGLDLFWKMQQAGIILNRFTLANVLSACSGSKDLGKGQQVHAYIVKCRFQFDVTLMNALVTMYNKCGSVREAYELFTEMTIEDAITWSAMIAGFSRYGYSKEALELLCQMHHAGIKMHQMTFASVLKACGNLAALEQGKQFHAQIIRNGMESDISVDNSVITMYSKCANIEDARRVFENMAGQDIVSWNAMIAGFAHHGQGKEALELFGKMQLAGIKPDHITYVGVLSACSHVGLVEKGYRYFNSMERDYGIIPREEHYSCMVDLLARAGQLVDAELFINKMPFEPGSLVWRTLLGACRLHCNVELGERAAARLLKLESQDMSTYVLLSNIYASAGRWDDRANLRKLMKDKRMIKDPGCSWIQVKNTMHTFFARERSLAETEQIFAELC, encoded by the exons ATGTTAGAGTTGGTGTTGCGACGATCAGAAGGCATGAGCTCGAAGGATTTAGTGCTTCACGTTATATTTGGACGGTATTCAAAAGGAACTAGGAATTGTTTTAGCAGCACCACAATCACAAAAGTAATGTCTCAATTGTCAAAAACTGAATGCCAACCCAATAAATTATCTTCACTGTTGGATTCCGCCAATACGGGAGCTGCGTACTTTCGTCTACTACACAATGTAAACTGTCCATCAAAGTTAAGGCTTTTTCATGCTCATATGATAAAATGTGGGTGTCTGACGggttcatttttattcaattgtcttctttACAAGTATGCTAAAAGTGGGATTTTAGAAGATGCACGACaagtgtttgacagaatgcctgaaCGAGATGTAGTTTCGTGGAACTCTATGATTACGGGATATGTGCAATGTAGACATGACACAGAGGCACTACGGTTGTTTTGTAAATTGCAGAGGGATGGATTAACACCATCCCAGCCCACTTTTGTCAATCTATTGGTTGCGTGTGCCAACACAGAAGCTTTGCAATACG GATATATACTGAATGGGTGTGTTGAGGAAGGCCTGAAGTTAGTCAGGAATATTGTGAGGGTCGGTGTGAAGGTTAGTCAGTTTGGTTTTTCTGGTGTCCTTAGTGTTTGCGTCGGTTCGGAGTTTGGTGAACAGGGTAAGCAGTTGCAGGCGTATATTCTTAAGATTGGtttcatcaatgatgtctcaaTAGGAAATGCGCTTATTAGCATGTATGCCAAGAGCAAGAGCATGGAGGATGCAAGTAAAGTTTTTTATGTATTGTGGAGCCGAGACATCGTGTCATGGAATACAATGATTTCAGGATATGCACAGAATGGCAATGCTGATATTGGTGTGAAGATATTCTTCGAGATGCAACTGGCAGGTGTGAAGCCGAATCAGTCTACCATTTCGAGTTTTGTCACATCCTGTGCTGGCATAAAATGTTTGGAAAAGACCAGGCAAATCCATGCGCAGATAAAGAAAGTTGTGGGTGATTTGGATATTTCTGCAGAGAATGCTATATTGAGCATGTACGTTAGATGTGGTAGCATAGATTATGCACATCATACGTTTCAGAAAATGGTGGAAAGGAATTCAATTTCTTGGAataccatgattgcaggatatactCAGTATGGGTTTGGAAAGGAAGCTTTACATCTTTTCAATGAAATGCAGTGGGAAGGCGTAAAAGTAAATCACGTTACGATCTCTAGTGCACTCAATGCATGTTCTAGTCTGGTATCTCTTGAACTTGGCAAAGAGTTGCATTCTGTTATAGTGAAATCTGGACTAGAAAGAAATATTTTCATAGAAAATGCCCTACTTatcatgtatgaaaaatgtggaaatGTAGAGGATGCATTCAGAATTTTTACCAAAATGCCTGAACGAGACGTTGTCTCATGGAATATGATGATTGGGGGATATGCTCAAAATGGTCATAGTAAGGCAGGcttagatctattttggaaaatgcAACAAGCTGGCATAATCTTGAACCGATTCACCTTAGCCAATGTTCTCAGTGCATGTTCAGGTTCTAAAGACTTAGGAAAAGGCCAACAGGTACATGCCTACATAGTCAAATGCAGATTTCAGTTCGATGTTACTTTGATGAATGCTCTAGTTACCATGTACAACAAGTGTGGGAGTGTTAGAGAGGCATATGAACTATTCACAGAAATGACTATTGAAGATGCAATTACTTGGAGTGCAATGATTGCAGGTTTTTCTCGGTATGGATATAGTAAAGAGGCATTGGAGCTATTGTGCCAAATGCATCATGCAGGCATCAAAATGCATCAGATGACCTTTGCCAGTGTTCTCAAGGCATGTGGCAACCTAGCAGCTCTAGAACAGGGAAAGCAGTTTCATGCCCAGATCATAAGGAATGGAATGGAGTCAGATATCTCTGTTGATAATTCTGTGATTACTATGTATTCTAAATGTGCAAATATAGAGGATGCACGCAGAGTCTTTGAAAACATGGCTGGTCAAGATattgtctcatggaatgcaatgattgcaggttTTGCACATCATGGACAAGGAAAAGAAGCCCTTGAACTGTTTGGAAAAATGCAATTGGCAGGAATAAAGCCAGATCACATCACCTATGTAGGTGTTCTATCTGCGTGTAGCCATGTAGGCCTGGTAGAAAAAGGTTATCGCTACTTTAATTCCATGGAGAGAGATTATGGCATCATACCAAGAGAGGAGCACTACTCTTGCATGGTTGATCTCCTTGCCCGTGCTGGTCAGCTGGTTGATGCAGAGTTATTCATTAATAAAATGCCGTTTGAGCCTGGATCTTTAGTGTGGCGTACCTTGCTGGGTGCTTGCAGACTCCACTGTAATGTGGAGCTGGGAGAACGTGCTGCAGCACGCCTACTTAAGTTGGAATCACAAGACATGTCAACATATGTGCTTCTTTCAAATATCTATGCTTCTGCTGGCAGATGGGATGATAGAGCAAATCTAAGAAAACTGATGAAAGACAAGCGGATGATTAAGGATCCAGGATGCAGCTGGATTCAGGTGAAAAATACTATGCACACCTTTTTTGCAAGAGAAAGATCACTTGCAGAAACAGAGCAAATCTTTGCGGAGTTGTGCTAG
- the LOC131046453 gene encoding pentatricopeptide repeat-containing protein At4g13650 isoform X1 codes for MLELVLRRSEGMSSKDLVLHVIFGRYSKGTRNCFSSTTITKVMSQLSKTECQPNKLSSLLDSANTGAAYFRLLHNVNCPSKLRLFHAHMIKCGCLTGSFLFNCLLYKYAKSGILEDARQVFDRMPERDVVSWNSMITGYVQCRHDTEALRLFCKLQRDGLTPSQPTFVNLLVACANTEALQYGKLLHTHIVKFGFAGDICVENALVKFYSKCSRIEDTCKVFDKMLNRDDISWQSMLAGYILNGCVEEGLKLVRNIVRVGVKVSQFGFSGVLSVCVGSEFGEQGKQLQAYILKIGFINDVSIGNALISMYAKSKSMEDASKVFYVLWSRDIVSWNTMISGYAQNGNADIGVKIFFEMQLAGVKPNQSTISSFVTSCAGIKCLEKTRQIHAQIKKVVGDLDISAENAILSMYVRCGSIDYAHHTFQKMVERNSISWNTMIAGYTQYGFGKEALHLFNEMQWEGVKVNHVTISSALNACSSLVSLELGKELHSVIVKSGLERNIFIENALLIMYEKCGNVEDAFRIFTKMPERDVVSWNMMIGGYAQNGHSKAGLDLFWKMQQAGIILNRFTLANVLSACSGSKDLGKGQQVHAYIVKCRFQFDVTLMNALVTMYNKCGSVREAYELFTEMTIEDAITWSAMIAGFSRYGYSKEALELLCQMHHAGIKMHQMTFASVLKACGNLAALEQGKQFHAQIIRNGMESDISVDNSVITMYSKCANIEDARRVFENMAGQDIVSWNAMIAGFAHHGQGKEALELFGKMQLAGIKPDHITYVGVLSACSHVGLVEKGYRYFNSMERDYGIIPREEHYSCMVDLLARAGQLVDAELFINKMPFEPGSLVWRTLLGACRLHCNVELGERAAARLLKLESQDMSTYVLLSNIYASAGRWDDRANLRKLMKDKRMIKDPGCSWIQVKNTMHTFFARERSLAETEQIFAELC; via the coding sequence ATGTTAGAGTTGGTGTTGCGACGATCAGAAGGCATGAGCTCGAAGGATTTAGTGCTTCACGTTATATTTGGACGGTATTCAAAAGGAACTAGGAATTGTTTTAGCAGCACCACAATCACAAAAGTAATGTCTCAATTGTCAAAAACTGAATGCCAACCCAATAAATTATCTTCACTGTTGGATTCCGCCAATACGGGAGCTGCGTACTTTCGTCTACTACACAATGTAAACTGTCCATCAAAGTTAAGGCTTTTTCATGCTCATATGATAAAATGTGGGTGTCTGACGggttcatttttattcaattgtcttctttACAAGTATGCTAAAAGTGGGATTTTAGAAGATGCACGACaagtgtttgacagaatgcctgaaCGAGATGTAGTTTCGTGGAACTCTATGATTACGGGATATGTGCAATGTAGACATGACACAGAGGCACTACGGTTGTTTTGTAAATTGCAGAGGGATGGATTAACACCATCCCAGCCCACTTTTGTCAATCTATTGGTTGCGTGTGCCAACACAGAAGCTTTGCAATACGGTAAGTTGCTGCATACCCACATTGTCAAGTTTGGATTTGCAGGGGATATTTGTGTGGAGAATGCCCTTGTAAAATTCTATTCTAAATGTAGCAGAATTGAGGATACGtgcaaagtgtttgacaaaatgctcaaCCGAGATGATATATCGTGGCAGTCTATGCTTGCAGGATATATACTGAATGGGTGTGTTGAGGAAGGCCTGAAGTTAGTCAGGAATATTGTGAGGGTCGGTGTGAAGGTTAGTCAGTTTGGTTTTTCTGGTGTCCTTAGTGTTTGCGTCGGTTCGGAGTTTGGTGAACAGGGTAAGCAGTTGCAGGCGTATATTCTTAAGATTGGtttcatcaatgatgtctcaaTAGGAAATGCGCTTATTAGCATGTATGCCAAGAGCAAGAGCATGGAGGATGCAAGTAAAGTTTTTTATGTATTGTGGAGCCGAGACATCGTGTCATGGAATACAATGATTTCAGGATATGCACAGAATGGCAATGCTGATATTGGTGTGAAGATATTCTTCGAGATGCAACTGGCAGGTGTGAAGCCGAATCAGTCTACCATTTCGAGTTTTGTCACATCCTGTGCTGGCATAAAATGTTTGGAAAAGACCAGGCAAATCCATGCGCAGATAAAGAAAGTTGTGGGTGATTTGGATATTTCTGCAGAGAATGCTATATTGAGCATGTACGTTAGATGTGGTAGCATAGATTATGCACATCATACGTTTCAGAAAATGGTGGAAAGGAATTCAATTTCTTGGAataccatgattgcaggatatactCAGTATGGGTTTGGAAAGGAAGCTTTACATCTTTTCAATGAAATGCAGTGGGAAGGCGTAAAAGTAAATCACGTTACGATCTCTAGTGCACTCAATGCATGTTCTAGTCTGGTATCTCTTGAACTTGGCAAAGAGTTGCATTCTGTTATAGTGAAATCTGGACTAGAAAGAAATATTTTCATAGAAAATGCCCTACTTatcatgtatgaaaaatgtggaaatGTAGAGGATGCATTCAGAATTTTTACCAAAATGCCTGAACGAGACGTTGTCTCATGGAATATGATGATTGGGGGATATGCTCAAAATGGTCATAGTAAGGCAGGcttagatctattttggaaaatgcAACAAGCTGGCATAATCTTGAACCGATTCACCTTAGCCAATGTTCTCAGTGCATGTTCAGGTTCTAAAGACTTAGGAAAAGGCCAACAGGTACATGCCTACATAGTCAAATGCAGATTTCAGTTCGATGTTACTTTGATGAATGCTCTAGTTACCATGTACAACAAGTGTGGGAGTGTTAGAGAGGCATATGAACTATTCACAGAAATGACTATTGAAGATGCAATTACTTGGAGTGCAATGATTGCAGGTTTTTCTCGGTATGGATATAGTAAAGAGGCATTGGAGCTATTGTGCCAAATGCATCATGCAGGCATCAAAATGCATCAGATGACCTTTGCCAGTGTTCTCAAGGCATGTGGCAACCTAGCAGCTCTAGAACAGGGAAAGCAGTTTCATGCCCAGATCATAAGGAATGGAATGGAGTCAGATATCTCTGTTGATAATTCTGTGATTACTATGTATTCTAAATGTGCAAATATAGAGGATGCACGCAGAGTCTTTGAAAACATGGCTGGTCAAGATattgtctcatggaatgcaatgattgcaggttTTGCACATCATGGACAAGGAAAAGAAGCCCTTGAACTGTTTGGAAAAATGCAATTGGCAGGAATAAAGCCAGATCACATCACCTATGTAGGTGTTCTATCTGCGTGTAGCCATGTAGGCCTGGTAGAAAAAGGTTATCGCTACTTTAATTCCATGGAGAGAGATTATGGCATCATACCAAGAGAGGAGCACTACTCTTGCATGGTTGATCTCCTTGCCCGTGCTGGTCAGCTGGTTGATGCAGAGTTATTCATTAATAAAATGCCGTTTGAGCCTGGATCTTTAGTGTGGCGTACCTTGCTGGGTGCTTGCAGACTCCACTGTAATGTGGAGCTGGGAGAACGTGCTGCAGCACGCCTACTTAAGTTGGAATCACAAGACATGTCAACATATGTGCTTCTTTCAAATATCTATGCTTCTGCTGGCAGATGGGATGATAGAGCAAATCTAAGAAAACTGATGAAAGACAAGCGGATGATTAAGGATCCAGGATGCAGCTGGATTCAGGTGAAAAATACTATGCACACCTTTTTTGCAAGAGAAAGATCACTTGCAGAAACAGAGCAAATCTTTGCGGAGTTGTGCTAG